From one Allorhizobium ampelinum S4 genomic stretch:
- a CDS encoding iron-containing alcohol dehydrogenase — protein MATINYLTRIEFNEGAISTLPALLAELGVKKPLIATDKGLVSTGLVAKVLGLFDETPAVFDGTPANPTEEAVTQAYDLYKSAGCDGIVGLGGGSSLDLAKALRLLTGHAAPLAQYTAVEGGASKIHGRICPMIAVPTTSGTGSEVGRAAVIITKEGRKLGILSGHMLPSIALCDPELTYGLPPFLTAATGMDALSHCLETYMGPSVNPPADAIALDGLKRGFPAIRKVVANGGDRQARWDMMMTALEGAMAFQKGLGAVHALTHPLGAIRELNLHHGTLNAVLMPAVLRFNRSVIGEKWEMMADIMGGAPDEVTAALNQDIGMPSGLKAMGVTDAMMEKIAGEALKDHCHATNPRLASREDYLALLQESA, from the coding sequence ATGGCGACAATCAATTATTTGACGCGGATTGAATTCAACGAGGGCGCAATTTCCACATTGCCTGCGTTGCTGGCTGAACTCGGCGTGAAAAAGCCGCTGATTGCAACCGACAAAGGACTGGTTTCGACTGGTCTGGTTGCGAAAGTCCTCGGCCTGTTTGATGAAACACCCGCGGTGTTTGACGGCACTCCAGCCAATCCGACGGAAGAGGCTGTTACCCAAGCTTATGACCTCTATAAAAGCGCCGGATGCGACGGCATTGTCGGGCTCGGCGGCGGGTCATCGCTGGACCTGGCAAAAGCCCTCCGGCTTTTGACTGGCCACGCCGCACCACTGGCGCAATATACGGCGGTCGAAGGCGGTGCCTCAAAAATCCATGGGCGCATATGTCCGATGATAGCTGTGCCGACCACCTCAGGCACTGGCTCGGAAGTGGGCCGCGCTGCCGTCATCATCACCAAGGAAGGCCGCAAGCTTGGTATATTGAGCGGCCACATGCTGCCCTCCATTGCGCTCTGCGATCCGGAACTGACCTATGGCCTGCCGCCCTTCCTGACGGCGGCAACCGGCATGGATGCTCTTTCCCATTGCCTGGAAACCTATATGGGACCCTCCGTCAATCCGCCTGCCGACGCCATTGCGCTCGACGGATTGAAGCGGGGCTTTCCGGCCATTCGCAAGGTGGTTGCCAATGGAGGTGACCGGCAGGCCCGCTGGGACATGATGATGACTGCGCTCGAAGGAGCAATGGCGTTCCAGAAAGGTCTCGGTGCTGTCCATGCCCTGACCCATCCGCTGGGCGCGATCCGCGAGCTTAATCTGCACCATGGCACGCTGAATGCCGTGCTGATGCCCGCCGTGTTGCGCTTCAACCGCTCGGTCATCGGCGAGAAATGGGAGATGATGGCAGACATCATGGGCGGTGCGCCGGATGAGGTCACCGCAGCGCTGAACCAGGATATCGGCATGCCCTCCGGCCTGAAAGCCATGGGTGTGACGGACGCGATGATGGAAAAAATCGCCGGAGAAGCCCTGAAAGACCATTGCCACGCCACCAATCCCCGGCTCGCCAGCCGTGAGGATTACCTGGCGTTGCTCCAGGAATCGGCCTGA